AAAAAGAGGGATTGCAAATGCTAGTGTCTTTAACCTTTGATGTAGAACAAGACTGTCCACCTTATTTAAATACTACTTTAGGAGTAGAAAAGGGATTGCCAAGGATCCTTGACTTACTTGAAGAATACAGAGTCAAGGGAACTTTCTTTTTCACTGCCAAGATAGCCAGAAAGTATCCATCTCTTGTAAAGCGTGTGGTCGAGGAAGGCCACGAACTTGGGTGCCATGGGTATAATCATGAACGTCTTGACAAACTCTCAAAAGAGGAGGCAGTTAGAAGCATAATAAAGTCCATGAACGTGCTTAGGGAATTCGATGATATTATGTCATTTCGGGCCCCCAATCTTCAACTACCCAGTTATCTTTACTCTACTCTCAAGGAAAACGGAATCCTAGTGGACTCATCAAAAGCACGTTACAAAGGATATACGAAAAAGATTTCCTATATCAATGGGGTCCTTGAAGTCCCAACCTCAATCACTTCCTCCCTTCTTAGACTGCCGTGGCGGATTCAGAGGCCCATTCATGATTATTTAAATGAACCAAAGGTCTACTTTGCCCACCCTTGGGAATTTGTATCAATGAAAAATGTTCGCTTTGATTGTCGCTTCAATACGGGAAATAAGGCTCTTGAACTCCTTAAAAGACTCATAGAGTACTATAAAAACCAAAAAGCTGAGTTTATCTTAATGAGAGACTATCCACGCATTTATTAGATTAAGTAGTTAGGTGTAGTTTTAAATACCTGCCCTCTCATTCACCTTCTTCCACCTTATACCATACACCAAAGAATACTTGCCTTCAACGATCTTCTTCTCCCATTTTTCCACAAGCTCTTTTTCTCTTTCAAAAGCCCATTTTGTGAGTTCTGCAGGGCTTTCGTTCTCTTTAACTTCCCTCGCCCTTCTTATTATCTCCATCTGCAACTCATCTCTCTCCTCTGAGAAGCTTTCAATGTACTTTTGATAGTTGGTCTGGAACAGCCTGTGGAACTTTTCAATTCTCCACCAATAGTTTTTGGGATTATAGCGGTTCGTAGGTGACTCTGACTCTGGAATTCCACCTTCAAAAGATATCGGCTTGAAGATACTCAAACATGGAAGCGAAGTCCCCGTAAACCAGTGTACATCCTTCCCAAGCTCTGATATTTGGGATGAGGCTGTTTGAGAGGGCCTCGTTAAACCACCGTAGTGCATGCAGATGTCCCTCATGGAGCCTTTTCTGGAGAATACGGCTCAAAGCTGTGAGATCTTAAGATTTCCATCATGTACTCGAGAGTTATTTCGCCTTTTTAACCTCCACCCACGTTGAGTGATACGCCGAGCCGTTGCCGTAGTTCTGAACGGTCTCGTCGGTTGTCAGGAAGTTGGCGTTCCAGCCGAGGAGCCTGACCCAGAAGGCCTTGTAGAGGAGGACAACACCCCTTGGCACGTCCTCGGTGAGCTTCACGGTGGTTTTTATCCTCCCGTTGTCGTTGAATACCTCCACCTCGTCGCCGTCCTCTATTTCCCTCTCCTCGGCGTCCTTAGGATTCATGTAGAGGTTCGGGTCAATCATCCCGTAGGTGTTGTGGTACTGGCTCGTTATCGTCATGCGGTAAGTGGGCGTTAGAAGCTTTAGGGGATAACCCCCCTCCCTCCTTCTATATTCCGGGAAGGGCGAGAGGCCCCTTTGGACGGCCCTCTGGGAGTAGAACTCTATCCTCCCGCTTGGCGTCTCCCACTTCCTCGGCTTTTCGGGCACTTTCACGAAACCTTTCCTCCTCAGCTCCTCCCAGCTCAGGCCGTTGAGTTCGAGGATTTTCCTTATCACCTCTTCATCGCTCTCGTAGAGGTGGGGGTTTTCGATGCCGAGCGCCCTCGCGAGGAGCCTCGTCACCTCGCTGTTGCTCTTTCCGTAAAGCTTCGCAACCGGCTCGTTTAAAGCGACGTAGCGGTGGTAGTAGGAATCGGCTACGTCAAGCCTCTCGAAGAAAGTGTTTGCGGGGAAAACAACGTCGGAGTAGAGGGCCGTATCGGTCAGAAAGATGTCGTGGGTGACCACGAAGACGTCGCTCTCCTTTAGGGCCCTCCTGAGCCTCTTCTGGTTGGGCAGGCTCGCGAGCGGGTTGGAGTTGTAGACGTAGAGGAACTTTATCTCGCCCCTCTCGATGTACTCTGCCAGCTTCATCTGAGGAATCCGTTTAGCGGGTTTGGTCCTGAGAAACGCTCCCTCTGCATAGCTCTTGTCTATGGTTTTCATGTCGTAGATGAAGCCGAAGGGGTGTCCAACGAGCGCGGGAAGAAGGGCTATTGCCCTCACGGCTTCCCCACCAGACAGAGCGCGCTGGAAGCCGTAGCCCATGTGTACAACACCCTTTTTCTCGGCGAAGCCAAAGGCAAAGTCCTCAATCTCCTCCCGCGAAAGTCCGGTCTCTTCCTCCACGAGATTGATGTCAATCCCCTCAACGTATCCCCTGAATTCCTCAAAGCCGTGCACGTTTTCCCTCACAAAGCCTTTATCATACAGTTTGTTCTCGATTATTAGCTTGGCAACTCCCAGGGCGAAGAGAACATCCGTCTCTGGCCTTAGCTGAAAGAACCGGTGGGAACGCTTTGCGGTTTCGGTTCTCACGACATCAACCGTCCAGGTCTCAAGGTTGTGCTTTTTAGCTAGCATGAAGCCGTGAAGGTTGGTCCAGAAGGGGTTGACGCCCCAGTAGACAACTAGCTTTTGGTTTTTGAGTTCTTCAGGGTCGAGGCCTACCGCGGTTCCATAAACGTCCTTCAGTGCCTCCTGCCCCGCCCGGTCGCATATCCCGTGGTCGAGCATGGCCGTGTTGAGGTAGTGGAAGAGCCTCAGGGGAAAGGCGTAGTTTACAACTCCCCTGTCGCCAGCGTACTGGTAAACGAGAACGCTCTCGCTCCCGTGCTTTTCTATCGTCTCCTTAAGCTTGCCCGCCACGAGCTCTATTGCCTCTTCCCAGCTCGCCTCCCTGAACTTGCCGCTTCCCCTCTCGCCGGTGCTTATTAGTGGGGTCTTTAATCGCTCGGATGAGTGGAACCACCTTGGGAGGAGCGCCCCCTTGGGACAGAGGAAGCCGGCCGTTACCGGGTGCTCAGGGTTTCCCCTGACGGTGAGCTTTCCTCCCTTGAACTCGCTTATCATCGAGCATGTGTCGTAGCAGTCGCGCATGCAAACTGAGAACGCCATGGTGGAGAATGAACACAACGGTTCAAATAGTTTTTGCCCAAAACAGTCCACGCATTCAATGCTCATGCTCCCCTCAACAGTTTGATTGGACATAACGCTGAGTTTCAAATTCTGGAAATTATGGCCACGGTGATCAACATTGTTGGATAGAAACCTTTATTAGGCATCAATGAACACCTACAATGATCAAATGTGGAGGTGGTAGAATGAGGAAAGTTGTTGGACTCGTAATAGCCATCTTCGTTATGGCCGTGGCCTTCCATCCCGTCAGTGCCAGCGGAAGCAAGGGCGAAAGCGCCTACTACCACCCCTACCCCTATGGCATCAAGCCTGGTGACATCGTTATAGGCCACAACCCGATCAGCGATCTTATTATTCCGGGCTACTGGACCCACACCGGAATGATAGCCTACTACGATTACAACGCTGGTGACTGGGTTGTCGTCGAGGCCTGGGACGACCCGAGCGCCGTCAGGCTCGTCTACCTCTCGGACTTCCTCAAGAGGTACGACACCGTCGCGGTGCTCCGCGTCAACACCAACGACTACATCAGGCAGGCCGCCGTTAACTTCGCCCTCCAGCAGCTTGGAAAGCCCTATGACTGGGGATGGTACACCAAACAGGTCTACGGTGACTCCTACTACTGCTCAGAGCTCGTCTGGGCTTCATACATGGCCGCCAGCGGTGGTACCGTTGACCTCGATGCCAACCCAGGGTTCACCTGGAGGTACCTCTACGGCGTTGCTCCCCAGGAGATCTACGACGACGATGACACCTACGTCATCTACTACGACTCCGCATGACCCCCTTTTCTTTTCCCACCTTACCCAAAAAGGCCAAGGGCAGGCCCCACCGTTATTCCCATGCTCAGAAGACCCCCGAGTATGAGGGCCGGGATCGTCTGCTTCTTCTCAATCCCGAAGAGATACGCCGCGAGCGCCCCAGTCCATACACCCGTCCCAGGGAGCGGAACCGCCACAAAGAGCGTCAAACCTATGAAGCCCCACTTCTCAACGTAGGGACGTGCCTTCTTTCTTGCCCGTTCAACATAGTAGAGATACAGGCGGGCAATCTTCCTAAAGGGCGTCTCTTCAAGCCAGAGCATTAGCCTGTCTATCAGAGGAAGAAGGGCTGGTAGAACAATGGAGAGGATTAGAACACCAGAAGCCGCCGTAAGGAGCGTCCCCAGGAGGGGATACCCCTTCCCAATGCCATAGACTATTGCATAACGACCCTCAAAGGTGGGGACGAGGGAGAGCAGGAAGACCTCAAGGAGACCGTTCAACGTCAAACACCTCCAGCCTCAGTGATTTTACGACCTTCCTGTAAATCGGAAGCCAGTATGGCCCTGTAACGTCTAGGAGCAGGTAGGCCCAGGGGCCCAGGAGAAGGCTGAAGAGGACGTCGCCGAACCAGTGGACGTGGAGCAGAAGCCTCGTGAGGGCGATTCCAACGGCGTAGGCCCACCAGAGCGGGGCATACCTCGGGGAGCGTTCCTGAAGGTAGGAAGCAAGAACCGAGGCCCTGGCGGTATGGCCCGAGGGGAAGGCAAAGTAGTCAACGTTCTTGAGGGCAAGGAGAAGGGGGGGCGAAAGCATCTCCTCACCGGGCCGAGGTGTCTGCAAAAGGGCCTTCAGGGAGGCGACAGCTACAAGGGCTAGGAACGCCGAGAGGAGGAACTTGAGGGTGGGATATGAGAGGCGCCTCTTCTCCCGGATGTCGAGGATAATGAAGAGGACAGCAACAAGGCCAAAGAACGCCATTCCAGCGGTATCCGTGAGGACTCTAACCCATGGTGAGGAGAGAAGAGGAAGATGGGAATCTACGTAGGTGTTCACCCCGTCCATGAGGCCCATAACCTGAAGGGCCAGGATAAGGAGAAGGAAACCAGTTAGAGCACCGAGAACCGCCGGTTTTCTGTCCATCCATTATGCCCCCTCAGATGAGTCCTTCCGCGTAGAGCTGGTGATAAGCCTTGAGGAGCGCCTGCTGGACCCTCTTCGGCCCGAAAGTCCTCACGGCCCTCCCAAGCCCCTCGTTGTAAATCCTGCGCAGTATGAAGTCAGTCTCCCTGTTGAGGTTCAGCTTTTCCTGGTTTTCGAGGTAGAGACGCGCTATCTCCTCAGGCTCGCGGTAGTTTAACCCCTTAAGCCACTTAAGTGGAATTCCGTCCTCGAAGCGCTTAACAACTTCGAAGCCTATTATCGTAACCTCATCGTCGCCGTGAAGCTCGCCGTATATCTTTGAAAGCTCACGGAGAAGCTCTTTAACGTCCTGGAAACCATCCAGCCTGGCATCTTCGTTCGTGAGCTCCCTGACTTTTTTCTTCTCAACTTTGGTTATTCGAACCTTGGCAACGGCGGTGTCGCTCGGCGTTATGACAAGGTAGACCTCGCTTCCCGGCTTCGCTTCGTAGTCCCCGTAGCGTATCGTGGTGACCTTATCACCCCGCAGTATACGGGATTTATAGGCCGAGTCAATCAGCATGAACTTCCTTATCTGGACAGCCCTCTTCTTCATGGTTTAACCCCCTGATTATCCTGAGGAGATCCTCAAGCCTCTCAATGGTGAAATCAGCGTACTCAACGTACTCCATCTCCCTGTCCCTGTACTTGCCGTACCTGAACCACACGGTCGTCATCCCAACGTTCTTGGCGCCGTAAATGTCCGAATAGAGCCGGTCTCCCACCATGACGGCCTCTTCTGGTTTCACTCCAAGCTTCTTGAGGGCCTTCAGGAATATCTTGGGGTGCGGTTTCTTAACTCCGAGATAGTCCGAGATAAAGACGTCGTCGAAGTACTCGTCCAGCTCCAGCCGAAGTATCTTCTCCCACTGCTTTATAGGGTCGCCGTCGGTCACGACCGCTACCTTGTAGCCCTCGCGTTTAAGCTCGAGCAGAACCCTCTTAGAGTTCTTCACACTCCTGAGGTAAGCAAACTTCGTGTTATGGTAAGCTATCACCCCAGCAGCTATCCACTTCGGGTTCTGGGGGAGATCAAGCCGCCTGAGCAGGTAGTCGAAGTGTTTACCAAAGTTGCTTCCGTACTCGTTTATAAGCTCAAGAAGCTCGCTGTAAGCGGTGTTAAAATCAACGGGAAGCCCGTGTCTCACCATGTTCTCAACGGCGTTCTTTCTCGCGAGCTCGGCGAGTTTTGTGGTATCCACGAGGGTGTCATCAAGATCAAAGAGGACGGCCCTAATCATACACGTTCCCTCGCACTCTTTAGGGATGTACTGGTATTTAACCGTAGTGATTCCCGCCTGCCAGGATGTCCTTGATCCGTCTTAAGAGCTTCGGCATGACCTCGCCGGCCCTTCCCCTTATGAAAACATCCACTATTGGGGTTATTCCGCTCTTTTCAACGTTGATCTCGATGACCTTCCCGCCGCGCTCCTTTACGATGTAGGGGATGTACGCCGCTGGATAAACGACGCCGCTCGTACCTATCACGAGAACGACGTCGGCACGCTCAGCCAGGGAGAAGGCCTTCTCAAGAGCTTCCCTCAGCAGCGGCTCGCCAAACCACACGACGTCGGGCCTCAAAAGGGAGCCGCACTTCGGGCATTTGGGCAGATCCTTCTCGCGGACGAACTCGAAGACCCTGCCGCTCTCTTTGAGGTTTTCCTTGTAGGGGCATGAAACGCACCTGACGCGGAAGATGTTGCCGTGTAGCTCGACCACCTTTTTGCTCCCTGCTTCCCTGTGGAGGTCGTCAACGTTCTGGGTTATCACCGCTTTGAGGATGCCCATGTTTTCAAGCTCCGCTAGAGTTCTATGGGCGGGGTTTGGCTCCGCCTCAAGAATCTTTCTCATCCTCCATTTGTAGAACTCCCAGACGAGGTGCGGGTCTCTTTTGAAAGCTTCTGGGGTGGCGAGTTCTTCAGCCCGGTACGTCTTCCAAAGACCGTTCCTGCCGCGGAACGTTGGAATGCCGCTTTCGACACTTATACCGGCTCCAGTGAAGGCTATGGCAAACCTCGCCCTTGCAAGGAGCCTTGCAGCATGTCCCAACATGGTCAATGGTTGGATTTGCCCTTTTAAAAATTCCTCCCAAGGGACACGGCATCTCCATTGCCGTGTCGAATTATATTAGAAGAAAATTTCACCATTCCGAGCATGGCTTTATATAATGTATTCATCCATTCATTCTGGAGGTGAGAGGTTGCCGGTTTCAGATGGTGTTGAGAGAAAGAAGGTCCCAACTTCACGCGGGCGGTACTATTCAATGAGGATAGCCTCACAGCGCAGGAAGAAAGTCATACTCATTCAGAGCCTCAGACGGAAAAAGGGAACCTACGGACTGAGGACAAGTCCAATAAGGGTTGAGAAAGCCCACATAACAAAGGGAGAAGCGCTGGCGATACTCGTTGGAACACAGATAGGGGCCGGGGTTCTTGGATTGCCCTACGCCGCCAGCAAGGTCGGCCTCATACCTGCCCTCGGAGTCCTAATCGGAGTCATGTTCCTGATGCTCTGGACGGCGATGATCGTCCTCAAGTTCTCCGCCGAGATGGGCGGGGCGCAGATGAGCACAACGGCCCAGAGGGTTCTCGGAAGGGCCGGCGGCTGGCTCATGTACCTCAGCATAACCCTGATGAGCTTCGGTGCAGTGCTGGCCTACATAGCGGGCATGGGGAACGTAATTTCTAGCCTGTTCGGAGTGAGCGATACGGTGGGAGCGGCGGTATTCTGGGTTCTGGCGTCAGTAGTGGTGTATAAAGGTCTCGAGGCGAGTGGAAAGACCGAGCTGGCCATGAGCTTCGTTATGCTGTTCCTCTTCATAGCGGTGACCATCATGATACTACCTCATGCCGAGCTTGAGAAGGGCCTCTACGTTGACCTTTCGGGCCTGTGGAGCATCACTGGTGTTGCAATCTTCGCTCTCGGCTGTCACACGGTCATTCCCGACGTTTACAAGGGACTGGAAAGCTATGAAGAGACCAAAAAGGTTGTAGTGTGGGCCTTCATAATCCCGACCGTCATCTACGCGATATTCATGGCGACCTTCCTGCTCGTCTTTGGAAGAGATACACCACAGATGGCTACCCAGGGACTAGAGATCCTCTACGGAAAGCTGGGATGGCTCATCGGAAACCTGATACCGCTCCTCGCCATAACGACCAGCTACATAGGCATCGCGCTGGCCCAGCAGAGCAACAACGAGGAGTTCGTTAAGCTCAAGAGACCCGTTGCGTGGGCTCTGACTGTAATACCCCCGGCCATCGTCTACTTCGCAGGTGTCAGGAACTTCGCCGACGTTCTTGCCCTCGCGGGGGACACGGGTGACATGATAGCCTTTATAGTGCTCCCAATCCTCATGTGGCTGGCCTACAGGATAAAACACAGGAAGTGAGCGCTTCGTTTTTATTCCCTTTTTCGAACTGTTAAACGGTGGTGGACATGAGGCCTAAAGTTTTCATAACCCGTGCAATTCCAGAGAACGGCATCGAGATGCTGAAGGAGCACTTTGAAGTTGAAGTATGGCCCGAAGAGCGCGAGATACCCAGGGAGGTTCTCCTTGAGAAGGTCAGGGACGTAGATGCTCTAGTAACAATGCTGAGCGAGAGAATCGACAAGGAAGTCTTCGACGCCGCTCCGAGGCTGAGGATAGTAGCAAACTACGCGGTCGGCTACGACAACATAGACGTTGAAGAAGCCACGAGGAGGGGCATCTACGTCACCAACACGCCCGACGTCCTGACCGACGCCACGGCGGACTTTGCCTGGACGCTCCTCCTTGCCACGGCCAGGAGACTGATAGAGGCCGACAACTTCACCCGCTCCGGAGAGTGGAAGAGGAGAGGAATTGCCTGGCATCCGCGCTGGTTCCTCGGTTACGACGTTTACGGAAAGACGATAGGGATAGTAGGGTTCGGAAGGATAGGACAGGCAGTTGCTAGGCGTGCAAGGGGTTTTGGTATGAGAATCCTTTACTACTCCAGAACCCGGAAACCGGAGGCCGAGAAAGAGCTTGGGGCCGAATTCAGGCCGCTTGAGGAGCTGTTGAGGGAGAGCGACTTCGTTGTGCTGGCAGTGCCGCTGACGAAGGAAACCCAGTACATGATAAACGAGGAAAGGATGAGGCTCATGAAGAAGACCGCCATACTGGTGAACATAGCACGTGGCAAGGTCGTGGATACAAAGGCCCTCATAAAGGCCCTGAAAGAGGGCTGGATTGCAGGAGCCGGCCTAGACGTCTACGAGGAGGAGCCGTACTACAACGAGGAGCTGTTCAGCCTGAAGAACGTCGTTCTGGCGCCGCACATAGGGAGCGCGACCTATGGGGCCAGAGAGGGCATGGCAGAGCTGGTCGCGAGGAACCTCATAGCGTTCAAGAACGGTGAAGTACCGCCGACTCTCGTGAATAAGGAAGTCTTGAAGATCAGAAAACCCGGCTTCTGATGCCTTTTGCCTTTTTTATTTTGATCAATCAGGTCAGTTTTATAAGGACTGACACTCATCTTCTTTGGTATGGCGCTGAAGCTCAACCCAGAAGCCAGGGCAGTTTACAGGGAGATAACATCTCAAATCAAGTCCAGGCTAGTCTTCAAAGAGAGCTTCGAATATCTTGAGAACTTTTCTCCGACGAATAACCGCGAGGAGATATTGAAGAGGCAGGAATACCTAAGAAAGGCCCTTGAGAGAGTTAAACCAGGGCTTAGGGACCTGATAGCTAGGGTCAGACTCATCCGCTTCACCCGCGACTACCTGCACGACAGGGTTCTCATCGTTGACGAGTCCGAAGTGGAAACGGCCAGAAAGCTCGGCCTGTGCGATGTGACAACGAACCCAGAAGGGGCGGAAGGCTACCCGCTCGTCCTGAGCACGATCGGCTACGGCATCGACGTCGAGCTACTGCCATCGCAGGTCGCTCCAGAGCTCTACGTCCTCCCGCTCTGGGAGAACAGGGAGACGCTCAAAGCCCTTGAGGAGATAGGGAAGCTGACCGGCGAGGGCAGCGTTGCCGGCGAGATCCTCAAACACCTGGCACCCTTTGGGGAAGTCGTTGAGAAAGAAAAGCTTCTGGGGTCTCTGGATGAGCTCATAGCCGAGAAGGAGAGGGAACTGAACGAGAGAATAGAGGAGAAGCTTGAGAAGTTCAGCCTCACCCTTACAGGCAAGGATCTCGTGAAGTTTCTGAACGAGCTGAGGGAAGGCAACTACGAGGCCATTTTCTCCCACTTCCGTGAAATTGAAGGGGAAATCCTCGACATGATAAACGAGGCCGAGGGCGAGCT
The genomic region above belongs to Thermococcus stetteri and contains:
- a CDS encoding polysaccharide deacetylase family protein, which encodes MLVSLTFDVEQDCPPYLNTTLGVEKGLPRILDLLEEYRVKGTFFFTAKIARKYPSLVKRVVEEGHELGCHGYNHERLDKLSKEEAVRSIIKSMNVLREFDDIMSFRAPNLQLPSYLYSTLKENGILVDSSKARYKGYTKKISYINGVLEVPTSITSSLLRLPWRIQRPIHDYLNEPKVYFAHPWEFVSMKNVRFDCRFNTGNKALELLKRLIEYYKNQKAEFILMRDYPRIY
- a CDS encoding peptidase C69 family protein → MHYGGLTRPSQTASSQISELGKDVHWFTGTSLPCLSIFKPISFEGGIPESESPTNRYNPKNYWWRIEKFHRLFQTNYQKYIESFSEERDELQMEIIRRAREVKENESPAELTKWAFEREKELVEKWEKKIVEGKYSLVYGIRWKKVNERAGI
- a CDS encoding molybdopterin-dependent oxidoreductase — protein: MAFSVCMRDCYDTCSMISEFKGGKLTVRGNPEHPVTAGFLCPKGALLPRWFHSSERLKTPLISTGERGSGKFREASWEEAIELVAGKLKETIEKHGSESVLVYQYAGDRGVVNYAFPLRLFHYLNTAMLDHGICDRAGQEALKDVYGTAVGLDPEELKNQKLVVYWGVNPFWTNLHGFMLAKKHNLETWTVDVVRTETAKRSHRFFQLRPETDVLFALGVAKLIIENKLYDKGFVRENVHGFEEFRGYVEGIDINLVEEETGLSREEIEDFAFGFAEKKGVVHMGYGFQRALSGGEAVRAIALLPALVGHPFGFIYDMKTIDKSYAEGAFLRTKPAKRIPQMKLAEYIERGEIKFLYVYNSNPLASLPNQKRLRRALKESDVFVVTHDIFLTDTALYSDVVFPANTFFERLDVADSYYHRYVALNEPVAKLYGKSNSEVTRLLARALGIENPHLYESDEEVIRKILELNGLSWEELRRKGFVKVPEKPRKWETPSGRIEFYSQRAVQRGLSPFPEYRRREGGYPLKLLTPTYRMTITSQYHNTYGMIDPNLYMNPKDAEEREIEDGDEVEVFNDNGRIKTTVKLTEDVPRGVVLLYKAFWVRLLGWNANFLTTDETVQNYGNGSAYHSTWVEVKKAK
- a CDS encoding YiiX/YebB-like N1pC/P60 family cysteine hydrolase, whose translation is MRKVVGLVIAIFVMAVAFHPVSASGSKGESAYYHPYPYGIKPGDIVIGHNPISDLIIPGYWTHTGMIAYYDYNAGDWVVVEAWDDPSAVRLVYLSDFLKRYDTVAVLRVNTNDYIRQAAVNFALQQLGKPYDWGWYTKQVYGDSYYCSELVWASYMAASGGTVDLDANPGFTWRYLYGVAPQEIYDDDDTYVIYYDSA
- a CDS encoding COG2426 family protein; translation: MNGLLEVFLLSLVPTFEGRYAIVYGIGKGYPLLGTLLTAASGVLILSIVLPALLPLIDRLMLWLEETPFRKIARLYLYYVERARKKARPYVEKWGFIGLTLFVAVPLPGTGVWTGALAAYLFGIEKKQTIPALILGGLLSMGITVGPALGLFG
- a CDS encoding phosphatase PAP2 family protein, producing the protein MDRKPAVLGALTGFLLLILALQVMGLMDGVNTYVDSHLPLLSSPWVRVLTDTAGMAFFGLVAVLFIILDIREKRRLSYPTLKFLLSAFLALVAVASLKALLQTPRPGEEMLSPPLLLALKNVDYFAFPSGHTARASVLASYLQERSPRYAPLWWAYAVGIALTRLLLHVHWFGDVLFSLLLGPWAYLLLDVTGPYWLPIYRKVVKSLRLEVFDVERSP
- a CDS encoding ASCH domain-containing protein produces the protein MKKRAVQIRKFMLIDSAYKSRILRGDKVTTIRYGDYEAKPGSEVYLVITPSDTAVAKVRITKVEKKKVRELTNEDARLDGFQDVKELLRELSKIYGELHGDDEVTIIGFEVVKRFEDGIPLKWLKGLNYREPEEIARLYLENQEKLNLNRETDFILRRIYNEGLGRAVRTFGPKRVQQALLKAYHQLYAEGLI
- a CDS encoding TIGR02253 family HAD-type hydrolase — protein: MIRAVLFDLDDTLVDTTKLAELARKNAVENMVRHGLPVDFNTAYSELLELINEYGSNFGKHFDYLLRRLDLPQNPKWIAAGVIAYHNTKFAYLRSVKNSKRVLLELKREGYKVAVVTDGDPIKQWEKILRLELDEYFDDVFISDYLGVKKPHPKIFLKALKKLGVKPEEAVMVGDRLYSDIYGAKNVGMTTVWFRYGKYRDREMEYVEYADFTIERLEDLLRIIRGLNHEEEGCPDKEVHAD
- the cobB gene encoding NAD-dependent protein deacetylase; this translates as MLGHAARLLARARFAIAFTGAGISVESGIPTFRGRNGLWKTYRAEELATPEAFKRDPHLVWEFYKWRMRKILEAEPNPAHRTLAELENMGILKAVITQNVDDLHREAGSKKVVELHGNIFRVRCVSCPYKENLKESGRVFEFVREKDLPKCPKCGSLLRPDVVWFGEPLLREALEKAFSLAERADVVLVIGTSGVVYPAAYIPYIVKERGGKVIEINVEKSGITPIVDVFIRGRAGEVMPKLLRRIKDILAGGNHYG
- a CDS encoding aromatic amino acid transport family protein; the encoded protein is MPVSDGVERKKVPTSRGRYYSMRIASQRRKKVILIQSLRRKKGTYGLRTSPIRVEKAHITKGEALAILVGTQIGAGVLGLPYAASKVGLIPALGVLIGVMFLMLWTAMIVLKFSAEMGGAQMSTTAQRVLGRAGGWLMYLSITLMSFGAVLAYIAGMGNVISSLFGVSDTVGAAVFWVLASVVVYKGLEASGKTELAMSFVMLFLFIAVTIMILPHAELEKGLYVDLSGLWSITGVAIFALGCHTVIPDVYKGLESYEETKKVVVWAFIIPTVIYAIFMATFLLVFGRDTPQMATQGLEILYGKLGWLIGNLIPLLAITTSYIGIALAQQSNNEEFVKLKRPVAWALTVIPPAIVYFAGVRNFADVLALAGDTGDMIAFIVLPILMWLAYRIKHRK
- the gyaR gene encoding glyoxylate reductase translates to MRPKVFITRAIPENGIEMLKEHFEVEVWPEEREIPREVLLEKVRDVDALVTMLSERIDKEVFDAAPRLRIVANYAVGYDNIDVEEATRRGIYVTNTPDVLTDATADFAWTLLLATARRLIEADNFTRSGEWKRRGIAWHPRWFLGYDVYGKTIGIVGFGRIGQAVARRARGFGMRILYYSRTRKPEAEKELGAEFRPLEELLRESDFVVLAVPLTKETQYMINEERMRLMKKTAILVNIARGKVVDTKALIKALKEGWIAGAGLDVYEEEPYYNEELFSLKNVVLAPHIGSATYGAREGMAELVARNLIAFKNGEVPPTLVNKEVLKIRKPGF